CACTTGCAACCCATGAATGTCTCCGATGATGGAACGCCACTGCTCGGCACACCACTGGACCGGGCGACTGCGATCGAGCGGCCAAGCGGCAAGTCTCTCAGCGAACGATAGCTCGAGACGATGAGCCGGTGTCATCGGATTCGATCAGCTCCAGAACCTGATTCGCTCGAACGTCATCAAAACGCTGAGCACGCCCGCTCGGCCAGCGAACTTCGAGCGAGATCACTTCATCCGACGCAAAGCCAAAATGAGCCATTTTCTGATCCGTCGAAAGATAGGTTCCGCCACCGGTGATCTCTTGAAACTGACGGCGTCCATCTTGGACGGCCTGCACCTTCACACCTTGTCCATGCCGCGGTGAAGATCTCCCCACGAACTTGACCTGCAACCAATTGCTTTTGGTTTGCTGCCGCTGATTCATCAACAACGCCGCCGGTCCGTTTTGATGCACCACGACAAAGTCGATATCGCCATCCGTATCAAAATCGATTTTCGCGACGCCGCGACCAATCTTGGGCTCTGAGAAAAACGGCCCAAGCGACGGACTGATGTCCTCGAACTGCTCACCGGAAAGAGCAAACAATTGGGGCGGCATCTTCTGCAGTTTGTTCTTTGGATGGTTGTCGACGTGACCGTTTGTCACGAACAACTCGTCGTGACCATCGTGGTTGAAATCACAGAACGTCGCTCCAAACCCGAGCACCGACTGGGACGGCAACGCCAACCCCAATGACGAAGTGGCATCCTGAAATCCAGACTTCCCCAAGTTGCGATACAGCGTGTTGGACTCGTTGAAGTAGTTCGTGCAAAAAATGTCCAGCCATCCATCGCGATCCACATCCGAAACCGCCACTCCCATTCCCGCCTCGAACTCACCTCGCTGATTGGTCGCACAACCGCGAATCACGGCCTCTTCTGAAAACATGCCTTGTTCATTGCCGCGGAACAGGAAGTTGGCCGTCGTGTCGTTGGCGACGTAGACATCCAGTCGATCGTCGCGATCAAAGTCGGCGATCGCGACGCCCAAACTCTTGCCATCGGCAGCGGTCAATCCGAGCGAGTTTGCCTCGTCCAGGTAGGTCCCATCGCCTTGATTGATGAACGCTTGGTTTTCCCAAGACGCGAATTCTTGCGGGCGACACAATCGACCTTCCCCATTCGTGTCGCGGCAGATTGGGCCCGCGATCATGTCATACATCAGGTAGTTGCACACGTACAAATCCAACAGTCCGTCGCCGTTCAAATCGGCGAACTGAGCGGACGTGCTCCAACGATCCTCCGCGGAAACGAGGACTTGGTCGGTGACGTCGACAAACGTCCCATCACCGCAGTTTTGAAAGCAGAGATTTCTATCAGTCGTTGTCAGATACACGTCCTCGAAACCATCTGAGTTGAAATCCCCAACAGCGAGACCTTGCCCGTAGTCGGACTGAACGTCGCCGAAAGCAGCCGGCGTCAACTCAAAGGCTTTCGCGTTTCGATTGCGAAACAGAGCGAAACAAGCTTCAGCAGAAAGATCGCCCGGTCGCCGATTGCCACCTCGCGAAAAAACCAAGTCTGGCAAACCATCGAGGTCATGGTCGAGTACGCCAACGCCTCCACCCATCGATTCCGGCATCCACAAATTGGATTGCTGGCCGGTGCGATACTCGAACTTCAAACCCAGCTCACTCGAGGCGTCTTGGAAAGACAAAGACTCCGCCAATGCCTCTCGCGTTATTTCAGCCAGCTGTTCGTTGTTCGCCGGCTCAGCCTGTTCATCCGTTGTCTCGGACGCAATGTCCGTGAACAAACGGCCGTTCTCTTTGGCAGCCGGTACCGACTCAGCGGAGACTACTTCAGATAGTTTGGAGTCTTCTCGCGAGCACCCCAGACTCACCAACCAACACACAACCAGCAGCACATACACACGTCTCATCGCGTCGCCCTTTCGACCAGCGTCTCCAAGCGTTCCGCGATGAGTGGTTGCTCAGCGGAGAGTGCAAAGCGATGCATTTGACGCAAAAGTGATGGAGTCAATTGATCGATCGATTTCAGATCGGTGATTTCGCGACGAATTTGGTTGCCGAGCGCACCAAGTTCGAGGTATCGCTTGGACGCGTCGACGTCGCCCTGGTGAGCCAACACGGTTCCGAGTTGATGACAACCGATCCAATCGAATGGATCTCGCCGAATCGATTCGCGGAGTGCCGCTTCGGCTTGTTCCCATTCTTGCCTCATCACATGCATCACGCCTTTCCAATGCCAAGGCCTCGGATCGCCGGCGCTGGATACCCGTACTTTTGCCAACCATCGTCGCATCTCTTCCGCATCGCCCTCGCTGGACGCTTCCTCGACCTGTTCCAAAATCAGTTCTGTATTCTCTGGGTATCGCATGGACAGATCATCCAGTCGCTGATGCAAGCGAACTGTTTCCTCGTCGAACTCTTTTCGCGTCGTATCCAATCCCGTTTCGTTCAATCGTTTTGCCTGTGCCGCATGACGATACGCCATCACCAAGTAGGGCTCGGGATCGTCAGCCAGCTCTGCCCATTGGCTCGCGAACGTTTCTCCATCGCTATACGTCACGATCGAACCTGCCAAAAGGTAGACGTACATCGCTGGTGTATCCGCTTCGTTCGCAACCGCGTCATTGACGAGCGGTGTGATCGCTTGCTGTTGAAACGTCAAACCATACTGTCGAAGCAGTAGACGACGGTGTTCAGTCAAGCTTGGATTGGACTCAATCGCTTGCTTCAAGTACTCGATCGGAACGGCTGGCAGATGCTCGGCATCTGACGCCATCTTCGCCATCAGAACACAACGCTCGGCGAACATCGGAAGCTCCGGCTCAATGGGCTCCAACAAGTCTCGAGCGGTCGATTCATCACCACGCATGTACGCGGCCAATCCAGCTGCGAAACGTGCTTCGGGATCACCAGGCCGGTACTCCATCCACATCTTCGATATCGACGCTAAGTGCCCCCAACGTTGACTCTCC
The nucleotide sequence above comes from Rhodopirellula bahusiensis. Encoded proteins:
- a CDS encoding tetratricopeptide repeat protein, with translation MILCIALAVLVGRHFWQRSRVNEFRNAAQVATESQRWGHLASISKMWMEYRPGDPEARFAAGLAAYMRGDESTARDLLEPIEPELPMFAERCVLMAKMASDAEHLPAVPIEYLKQAIESNPSLTEHRRLLLRQYGLTFQQQAITPLVNDAVANEADTPAMYVYLLAGSIVTYSDGETFASQWAELADDPEPYLVMAYRHAAQAKRLNETGLDTTRKEFDEETVRLHQRLDDLSMRYPENTELILEQVEEASSEGDAEEMRRWLAKVRVSSAGDPRPWHWKGVMHVMRQEWEQAEAALRESIRRDPFDWIGCHQLGTVLAHQGDVDASKRYLELGALGNQIRREITDLKSIDQLTPSLLRQMHRFALSAEQPLIAERLETLVERATR
- a CDS encoding CRTAC1 family protein produces the protein MRRVYVLLVVCWLVSLGCSREDSKLSEVVSAESVPAAKENGRLFTDIASETTDEQAEPANNEQLAEITREALAESLSFQDASSELGLKFEYRTGQQSNLWMPESMGGGVGVLDHDLDGLPDLVFSRGGNRRPGDLSAEACFALFRNRNAKAFELTPAAFGDVQSDYGQGLAVGDFNSDGFEDVYLTTTDRNLCFQNCGDGTFVDVTDQVLVSAEDRWSTSAQFADLNGDGLLDLYVCNYLMYDMIAGPICRDTNGEGRLCRPQEFASWENQAFINQGDGTYLDEANSLGLTAADGKSLGVAIADFDRDDRLDVYVANDTTANFLFRGNEQGMFSEEAVIRGCATNQRGEFEAGMGVAVSDVDRDGWLDIFCTNYFNESNTLYRNLGKSGFQDATSSLGLALPSQSVLGFGATFCDFNHDGHDELFVTNGHVDNHPKNKLQKMPPQLFALSGEQFEDISPSLGPFFSEPKIGRGVAKIDFDTDGDIDFVVVHQNGPAALLMNQRQQTKSNWLQVKFVGRSSPRHGQGVKVQAVQDGRRQFQEITGGGTYLSTDQKMAHFGFASDEVISLEVRWPSGRAQRFDDVRANQVLELIESDDTGSSSRAIVR